In one Lycium barbarum isolate Lr01 chromosome 7, ASM1917538v2, whole genome shotgun sequence genomic region, the following are encoded:
- the LOC132602714 gene encoding uncharacterized protein LOC132602714, whose amino-acid sequence MEPWRDLSGKVVMVTGASSGIGREFCLDLAKSGCSIIAAARRVDRLNSLCDEINSEGLRHAFALELDITADGATIEAAVQRAWDAFGHIDALVNNAGLRGNVHYSLELPEKEWEHTFKTNLRGAWLVSKYVCRRMRDAKQGGGSVINISSTAGLNRVLIPGGLAYASSKIALDMVTKMMALELGTHNIRVNSISPGIFKSEITESLMRKKWFHNVTIRTIPLRTLGTTDPALTSVVRYLIHDSSEYISGNVFIVDAGTTLTGIPIFSSL is encoded by the exons ATGGAGCCGTGGAGAGACCTGAGCGGAAAAGTAGTGATGGTGACAGGGGCGTCTTCGGGAATAGGGCGAGAGTTCTGTCTCGACTTGGCGAAATCCGGCTGCAGCATAATTGCTGCAGCCCGTCGTGTTGACAGACTGAATTCTCTCTGCGACGAGATTAATTCAGAGGGCCTCCGGCACGCATTCGCCCTCGAGCTCGACATCACGGCCGATGGTGCTACCATTGAGGCCGCTGTACAGAGAGCTTGGGACGCCTTCGGACATATCGATGCCTTGGTTAACAATGCCGGCCTTAGAG GTAATGTGCACTATTCACTGGAATTGCCAGAGAAGGAGTGGGAACATACCTTTAAGACGAATCTCAGAGGGGCATGGTTGGTTTCCAAATATGTTTGTAGACGTATGCGCGATGCTAAACAGGGCGGAGGATCTGTTATTAACATATCTTCAACTGCTGGTTTAAATCGTGTACTAATACCTGGGGGCCTTGCGTACGCTTCTTCGAAGATAGCTCTTGACATGGTCACTAAG ATGATGGCCCTTGAATTGGGAACACACAATATCCGAGTGAACTCAATATCACCAGGAATTTTCAAATCTGAGATAACAGAGAGCCTTATGCGAAAGAAATGGTTCCATAATGTTACTATAAGAACCATTCCTCTGAGAACTCTTGGAACGACAGATCCGGCTTTAACATCAGTCGTCAGATACTTAATCCATGATTCTTCGGAATATATATCGGGCAATGTTTTCATCGTCGATGCTGGAACTACCTTAACTGGTATCCCCATTTTCTCATCACTCTAA